In Rhinatrema bivittatum chromosome 1, aRhiBiv1.1, whole genome shotgun sequence, a single genomic region encodes these proteins:
- the GCNT4 gene encoding beta-1,3-galactosyl-O-glycosyl-glycoprotein beta-1,6-N-acetylglucosaminyltransferase 4, with the protein MKRYKLFYKYCRRRKVCFLALLMVWLLCVLKLFKVERLVFTPKEIYLVEPKLSTSTYVKNLYGSHKNKSTLRVNCSHIYAQDPVEIGKTLEIRRRKIIDLEDEDVEAMTRDCNAYHKIRGYHLKVVTWEEKNFPLAYSLVVHKSAVSVERLLRAIYNPANLYCIHYDQKSSAAFQAAILSLTKCFKNVFIASKLESVTYAHISRLQADLNCLSDLLKSSVQWKYVINLCGQDLPLKSNFELVSELKKLNGDNMLETGRPSSIKKARFQYQHTLGKIYEDSDYLSLPIQTLISKDPPPHTIEVFVGSAYFVLSQAFIKYVFDSPLAKDFLAWSADTYSPDEHFWATLVRVPGIPGEIPRSAPDVSDLESKTRLVKWSYLEEYLYPPCTGIHLRSVCIYGAAELRWLLKNGHWFANKFDSQVDPIIIKCLTENIDEQQWEWFKLSSEEYFIYGNIREF; encoded by the coding sequence ATGAAGCGGTATAAGTTATTTTACAAATATTGCAGACGACGGAAGGTTTGCTTTCTTGCATTGCTCATGGTGTGGCTGCTCTGTGTACTGAAGCTTTTCAAAGTAGAAAGATTGGTGTTCACTCCAAAGGAAATTTACTTGGTTGAGCCCAAGCTAAGCACCTCTACCTATGTTAAAAACTTGTATGGCTCTCATAAAAATAAATCCACATTGAGAGTTAACTGCTCTCATATATATGCACAAGACCCAGTTGAGATTGGTAAGACTTTAGAAATAAGGAGGAGGAAGATAATTGATCTAGAAGATGAGGATGTTGAAGCAATGACCCGTGATTGTAATGCATATCATAAAATTAGAGGATATCACCTCAAAGTTGTGACTTGGGAGGAGAAGAACTTTCCGTTAGCTTATTCTTTAGTCGTTCACAAAAGTGCTGTGAGCGTTGAAAGGCTCTTACGTGCAATCTACAACCCTGCAAACTTGTACTGCATCCATTATGACCAGAAATCTTCTGCTGCTTTCCAGGCTGCTATATTAAGCTTAACCAAATGCTTCAAGAATGTTTTCATCGCGTCTAAGCTGGAGAGTGtgacttatgcacacatttccaGGCTCCAAGCTGATCTCAATTGTTTGTCGGACCTACTCAAGTCATCTGTTCAGTGGAAATATGTTATTAATTTATGTGGGCAAGATTTGCCTTTGAAATCAAATTTTGAATTGGTTTCTGAGTTGAAGAAGTTGAATGGAGACAACATGTTGGAAACAGGTAGGCCAAGTAGCATCAAGAAGGCACGATTTCAGTATCAGCACACACTTGGGAAAATATATGAAGACTCTGACTATTTATCACTGCCTATACAAACTCTGATTTCTAAAGACCCACCACCTCATACTATTGAAGTATTTGTTGGCAGTGCCTATTTTGTGTTAAGTCAAGCATTCATCAAATATGTTTTTGACAGTCCCCTAGCTAAAGACTTTTTAGCTTGGTCTGCCGATACATATTCTCCTGATGAGCATTTCTGGGCAACCCTTGTACGTGTGCCAGGGATTCCTGGTGAAATTCCAAGGTCAGCACCCGATGTCTCAGATCTAGAAAGTAAGACTCGTCTGGTCAAGTGGAGTTACCTGGAAGAGTACCTTTATCCTCCTTGTACTGGCATCCACCTTCGCAGTGTTTGCATCTATGGTGCTGCAGAATTAAGATGGCTTCTAAAAAATGGACATTGGTTTGCCAATAAATTTGACTCTCAAGTAGATCCTATtataattaaatgtttaacagAAAACATTGATGAACAGCAGTGGGAGTGGTTTAAATTGTCTTCTGAAGAGTATTTTATATATGGAAACATTAGAGAATTTTAG